From a single Bacillus gobiensis genomic region:
- the walR gene encoding cell wall metabolism DNA-binding response regulator WalR, whose product MEKKILVVDDEKPIADILEFNLRKEGFEVHCAYDGNEAIEMTEELQPDLILLDIMLPNKDGVEVCREVRKKYDMPIIMLTAKDSEIDKVIGLELGADDYVTKPFSTRELLARVKANLRRQNTIAAPEEEVTSNEIHIGSLVIFPDAYVVSKRDVTIELTHREFELLHYLAKHIGQVMTREHLLQTVWGYDYFGDVRTVDVTVRRLREKIEDNPSHPSWIVTRRGVGYYLRNPEQD is encoded by the coding sequence ATGGAAAAAAAGATTTTGGTTGTCGATGATGAAAAACCGATTGCAGATATATTAGAATTTAACCTTCGAAAAGAGGGGTTTGAGGTTCATTGTGCCTATGATGGAAATGAGGCGATTGAAATGACAGAGGAGCTTCAGCCGGATTTGATATTGCTCGATATTATGCTTCCTAATAAGGATGGAGTAGAGGTATGCCGTGAAGTACGCAAGAAATACGACATGCCGATTATTATGCTGACGGCAAAGGATTCGGAAATTGATAAAGTGATCGGACTGGAGCTCGGTGCCGATGACTATGTCACAAAGCCTTTTAGTACGAGAGAGCTCTTAGCGCGTGTGAAAGCTAATTTACGCAGGCAAAATACAATTGCTGCCCCTGAGGAAGAAGTAACATCTAACGAAATTCACATCGGGTCTTTAGTTATTTTCCCGGATGCTTACGTCGTATCGAAAAGAGATGTGACGATTGAACTGACTCACCGTGAGTTTGAGCTTCTTCATTATTTAGCAAAGCACATTGGACAAGTCATGACCCGCGAGCATTTGCTGCAAACGGTATGGGGATATGATTATTTTGGTGATGTACGGACAGTAGACGTTACCGTTCGAAGACTTAGGGAAAAAATTGAAGATAACCCGAGTCATCCAAGCTGGATCGTAACAAGGCGCGGAGTGGGTTACTACTTAAGAAATCCGGAGCAGGATTAG
- the dnaB gene encoding replicative DNA helicase, which translates to MNELIADRLPPQNIEAEQAVLGAIFLEPSALTLASEVLIPEDFYRMSHQKIYNAMLLLGDRGEPVDLVTVTSELANTELLEEVGGISYLTDIANSVPTAANIEYYAKIVEEKSILRRLIRTATTIAQDGYTREDEVEDLLNDAEKTIMEVAQRKNTSAFQNIKDVLVKTYDNIEQLHNRKGDITGIPTGFFELDRMTAGFQRNDLIIVAARPSVGKTAFALNIAQNVATKTDESVAIFSLEMGAEQLVMRMLCAEGNINAQNLRTGNLTEEDWGKLTMAMGSLSNSGIYIDDTPGIRVSEIRAKCRRLKQENGLGMILIDYLQLIQGSGRSKDNRQQEVSEISRALKSLARELEVPVIALSQLSRGVEQRQDKRPMMSDIRESGSIEQDADIVAFLYRDDYYDKETENKNIIEIIIAKQRNGPVGTVSLAFVKEYNKFVNLERRFDDAGVPPGA; encoded by the coding sequence ATGAACGAACTGATAGCGGACCGGCTGCCTCCGCAAAATATAGAGGCAGAGCAAGCGGTGCTTGGGGCGATCTTTTTAGAGCCATCCGCTTTAACACTCGCGTCTGAAGTACTCATACCTGAAGATTTTTATCGAATGTCTCATCAGAAAATATATAATGCTATGCTGCTTCTCGGAGATCGGGGAGAGCCGGTCGATCTTGTAACGGTAACGTCAGAACTGGCCAACACCGAATTGCTTGAGGAAGTTGGCGGAATTTCTTATTTAACAGATATAGCAAATTCTGTGCCAACTGCTGCTAACATCGAATATTATGCAAAAATTGTGGAGGAAAAATCGATCCTCAGGCGATTAATCCGTACCGCCACAACGATTGCACAGGATGGATATACGAGAGAAGATGAAGTCGAGGATCTGCTCAATGACGCAGAGAAAACGATTATGGAAGTGGCCCAAAGAAAAAATACGAGCGCCTTCCAAAATATAAAAGATGTCCTAGTCAAAACCTATGATAACATCGAACAGCTGCATAACCGAAAAGGCGATATTACTGGTATTCCTACTGGATTTTTTGAGCTTGACAGGATGACAGCGGGCTTTCAGCGGAATGATCTCATTATCGTCGCAGCGCGTCCTTCTGTCGGGAAAACGGCTTTTGCGTTGAACATCGCCCAAAACGTGGCGACAAAGACAGATGAAAGTGTCGCGATCTTCAGTCTTGAGATGGGTGCTGAACAGCTTGTTATGCGTATGCTTTGCGCAGAAGGGAATATTAATGCGCAGAATTTACGAACAGGTAATTTAACCGAAGAGGATTGGGGCAAGCTTACGATGGCGATGGGGAGCCTTTCCAACAGCGGAATTTATATTGACGATACACCTGGAATTCGAGTCAGTGAAATCCGGGCCAAGTGCAGACGGCTAAAGCAGGAAAACGGCCTTGGCATGATACTGATCGACTATCTTCAGCTCATTCAAGGGAGCGGGAGGTCGAAGGATAATCGCCAGCAAGAGGTGTCTGAGATCTCACGTGCACTTAAATCATTGGCAAGAGAACTCGAGGTACCGGTCATTGCGTTATCCCAGCTTTCCCGTGGAGTCGAGCAGCGGCAGGACAAGCGCCCCATGATGTCTGACATCAGGGAATCAGGAAGTATTGAACAGGATGCCGACATCGTAGCGTTTTTATATCGTGATGATTACTATGATAAAGAAACAGAGAATAAAAACATCATAGAGATTATTATTGCAAAACAGCGTAACGGCCCTGTAGGAACTGTATCTCTCGCTTTCGTCAAAGAATACAACAAATTCGTCAATCTGGAACGCCGCTTTGACGATGCGGGTGTTCCACCAGGCGCATAG
- a CDS encoding adenylosuccinate synthase, translated as MSSVVVVGTQWGDEGKGKITDFLSENAEVIARYQGGNNAGHTIKFDGETYKLHLIPSGIFYKDKICVIGNGMVVDPKALVQELTYLHERNISTDNLRISNRAHVILPYHLKLDEVEEERKGANKIGTTKKGIGPAYMDKAARIGIRIADLLDRETFEEKLARNLEEKNRLLEKMYETEGFNIEDILDEYYEYGQQFKQYVVDTSVVLNDALDDGRRVLFEGAQGVMLDIDQGTYPFVTSSNPVAGGVTIGSGVGPSKIQHVVGISKAYTTRVGDGPFPTELHDEIGDRIREVGREYGTTTGRPRRVGWFDSVVVRHARRVSGITDLSLNLVDVLSGIETLKICVAYKYKGEIIEEFPASLKVLAECEPVYEELPGWTEDITGVKTLGELPPNARHYLERISQLTGIPLSIFSVGPDRSQTNVVRSVYRLS; from the coding sequence ATGTCATCAGTTGTAGTAGTAGGTACGCAATGGGGAGACGAAGGAAAAGGAAAAATTACAGATTTCCTCTCAGAAAATGCAGAAGTCATTGCACGCTATCAAGGTGGAAACAATGCTGGCCATACGATAAAATTTGACGGTGAAACGTATAAGCTTCATTTAATTCCATCCGGCATTTTTTATAAGGATAAAATTTGTGTGATCGGAAACGGAATGGTTGTAGACCCGAAAGCATTAGTGCAGGAGCTTACATACCTTCATGAGCGGAATATCAGTACTGATAACCTGAGAATCAGCAATAGGGCCCATGTGATTCTGCCTTACCACTTAAAGCTGGATGAGGTTGAAGAAGAACGGAAAGGCGCTAACAAGATCGGAACAACGAAAAAAGGGATCGGACCTGCATACATGGATAAAGCGGCCAGAATAGGCATCCGGATTGCGGATCTTTTGGATCGCGAGACGTTTGAAGAAAAATTGGCACGTAACCTCGAAGAGAAAAACCGTTTGCTGGAAAAAATGTATGAGACCGAAGGCTTTAACATAGAAGATATATTAGACGAGTATTATGAGTACGGACAGCAATTCAAGCAATATGTCGTCGATACATCTGTCGTTTTGAACGACGCCCTTGATGATGGTCGCCGCGTATTATTTGAAGGTGCACAAGGCGTTATGCTTGATATCGATCAAGGAACATATCCATTTGTTACTTCTTCCAATCCGGTTGCAGGTGGTGTAACGATCGGATCCGGAGTCGGCCCATCAAAAATTCAGCATGTAGTTGGAATTTCGAAGGCGTATACGACTCGTGTAGGAGACGGACCGTTTCCAACTGAATTGCATGATGAAATTGGCGATCGAATTCGCGAAGTCGGCCGCGAATACGGAACAACGACAGGAAGACCGCGCCGTGTAGGCTGGTTTGATAGCGTCGTAGTCCGTCATGCGAGACGAGTAAGCGGAATAACCGACTTATCATTAAACTTAGTTGATGTGTTGTCCGGAATTGAAACGCTTAAAATCTGCGTTGCCTACAAGTACAAAGGGGAAATTATTGAAGAATTCCCTGCAAGCTTAAAGGTTCTTGCAGAATGTGAGCCGGTTTATGAAGAATTGCCAGGCTGGACAGAAGATATTACCGGAGTAAAAACGCTAGGAGAGCTCCCGCCAAATGCCAGACATTATTTGGAGCGCATTTCCCAGCTTACTGGTATCCCTCTTTCAATTTTCTCTGTTGGACCTGACCGTTCACAAACGAACGTCGTCCGCAGTGTTTACCGTTTAAGCTAA
- a CDS encoding M23 family metallopeptidase — MNNDRRKLRKRFKQILIPIVLLSSLAFSISSASAEEEDNVFLIFVNDKYIGTVSDKKLVDEFAEEKTRKAQREFKNLSLTTEPIRVVSNQTFHPQSDNQQTLERLDHELPVLTEGYALTIEGEEVAYLQSKEDAEHAIENIKKKYVSDKTLKQLENDKKEPINEKDMSIFDVSLSKNVSIIQKNIPPEDVLNVEQATKLIEKGTLANKDYKVQAGDTVGEIAALYDLSLEELLKLNPGLKEESKIKPGDAVHIQMYEPFVKVIVKAEKKEKEQINFQTETTEDPSLPKGEKIVREKGENGEKETTYSLVLENGKETNRESEDEEILKEPVKEKETIGTKIIPEKGTGDFAWPANGGIVSSKLGHRWGKMHKGIDIAGPSNDEIKAADNGRVVSAGEDGGYGNKVTINHNNGMETVYAHLNSIDVSVGDIVTKGQKIGVMGSTGNSTGTHLHFEVYENGTLQNPLKYVNK; from the coding sequence TTGAACAATGACAGACGTAAACTGCGAAAGCGGTTTAAACAGATACTAATACCGATCGTACTATTAAGCTCACTAGCTTTTTCAATATCTTCAGCATCTGCAGAAGAAGAAGACAATGTATTTCTTATTTTCGTAAATGATAAGTACATAGGTACTGTTAGCGATAAAAAATTAGTTGATGAATTTGCGGAAGAGAAAACTAGAAAAGCGCAGCGGGAATTTAAAAATCTATCTTTGACTACAGAGCCGATCCGTGTTGTAAGCAACCAAACGTTTCATCCGCAATCTGATAATCAACAAACGCTTGAAAGGCTGGATCACGAGCTTCCCGTTTTAACAGAAGGATATGCCCTTACAATTGAGGGAGAGGAAGTAGCTTATCTGCAAAGTAAAGAGGATGCTGAACATGCTATAGAAAACATAAAGAAAAAGTACGTTTCAGATAAAACTCTAAAGCAACTTGAAAACGATAAAAAGGAACCGATTAATGAAAAAGATATGTCCATTTTTGATGTATCGCTTTCCAAAAACGTTTCCATCATTCAGAAAAATATTCCGCCGGAAGACGTCCTAAATGTCGAACAAGCAACGAAGCTTATTGAAAAAGGAACACTTGCGAATAAGGATTATAAGGTCCAAGCAGGGGATACTGTCGGGGAAATTGCCGCTCTTTATGACCTTTCTTTAGAAGAGCTTTTGAAACTAAACCCGGGTTTAAAGGAAGAAAGCAAAATCAAACCGGGTGATGCGGTACATATTCAAATGTATGAACCATTTGTAAAAGTTATCGTCAAAGCAGAAAAAAAAGAAAAAGAACAAATCAATTTTCAAACAGAGACAACAGAGGACCCGTCACTTCCTAAAGGCGAAAAAATCGTTCGAGAAAAAGGAGAAAATGGTGAAAAAGAAACCACTTACTCCCTTGTCTTAGAAAATGGAAAAGAAACAAATCGGGAATCAGAAGATGAAGAGATTTTAAAAGAGCCTGTCAAAGAAAAGGAAACGATCGGCACCAAGATCATTCCGGAAAAAGGGACAGGAGATTTCGCTTGGCCGGCTAACGGTGGAATTGTTTCAAGCAAATTGGGGCATAGATGGGGGAAAATGCACAAAGGAATTGATATCGCGGGCCCAAGCAATGATGAGATTAAAGCAGCAGACAATGGAAGAGTGGTCTCAGCCGGTGAAGATGGCGGTTACGGCAATAAAGTGACAATTAACCATAACAACGGAATGGAGACCGTGTATGCGCATCTCAACTCGATAGATGTATCTGTTGGCGATATCGTAACAAAAGGGCAGAAAATAGGTGTAATGGGGTCAACCGGAAATTCGACAGGCACCCATTTGCACTTTGAAGTATATGAAAACGGAACGCTGCAAAACCCTCTGAAATATGTGAATAAATAG
- a CDS encoding GNAT family N-acetyltransferase: MKITLTQDADIIARLNQPVQELHHTLSPENFNPYCFDDIKDFFNRIIQKPEHLFLLIEEEKPFGYAWIEIKKSPKNPFKKAYTSIYVHQIGVLDSYRNKGCGSMLLEKIDQIAVEHGASEVKLDYWTQNGEAKKFYKNKGFKVYRESVHKLITTSETAKNK; this comes from the coding sequence ATGAAGATTACTTTAACTCAAGATGCCGATATCATCGCCCGGCTCAACCAGCCAGTACAAGAGCTTCATCATACATTATCTCCAGAAAACTTTAATCCTTATTGTTTCGACGACATCAAAGACTTTTTTAACAGGATTATCCAAAAGCCGGAGCACCTCTTTCTCCTTATTGAAGAAGAAAAACCATTTGGCTATGCCTGGATTGAAATAAAAAAATCCCCAAAAAACCCTTTTAAAAAGGCCTATACATCTATTTATGTCCATCAAATTGGTGTGCTTGATTCCTATCGAAATAAGGGCTGCGGCTCAATGCTATTAGAAAAGATCGATCAGATAGCGGTTGAGCATGGTGCTTCTGAGGTGAAGCTTGACTATTGGACCCAAAATGGTGAAGCCAAAAAATTTTATAAAAATAAAGGCTTTAAGGTGTATAGAGAATCAGTTCATAAGCTTATAACTACCAGTGAAACAGCAAAAAATAAATAG
- a CDS encoding SRPBCC family protein, whose product MPIIEQKIWINAPIEICFDSARNVGIHTKTLQTTKEKAIAGVTNGLMGEGDTVTWEAVHFGIRQRLTAKITRMEKPHYFTDMMVKGAFSSFTHHHLFNQHAGGTMITDIFEYKSPFGLLGVLADKLFLEKYMRRLLFDRAISLKKIAENDDEK is encoded by the coding sequence ATGCCAATTATCGAACAAAAAATATGGATCAACGCTCCGATTGAAATTTGCTTTGACAGCGCCAGGAACGTTGGCATTCACACGAAAACCCTTCAAACAACAAAAGAAAAGGCGATTGCAGGAGTAACCAATGGATTGATGGGAGAAGGAGACACTGTCACATGGGAAGCTGTTCATTTCGGTATCCGCCAAAGGCTTACTGCAAAAATCACCAGAATGGAAAAACCTCATTATTTTACGGATATGATGGTCAAAGGTGCTTTTTCTTCCTTCACACATCACCATTTATTCAATCAGCATGCCGGGGGCACCATGATAACCGATATCTTTGAATATAAGTCGCCGTTTGGTTTACTCGGCGTGCTTGCAGATAAGCTGTTTTTAGAAAAATACATGAGAAGGCTGCTATTCGATCGGGCAATTTCTCTGAAAAAGATTGCAGAAAACGATGATGAAAAATAG
- the walK gene encoding cell wall metabolism sensor histidine kinase WalK has protein sequence MNKVGFFRSIHFKFAAIFVLLLVIAIQIIGVYFVRQLETSLVNTYKDSTNQWIDVLSYNVEQEMSKSRNESTPTLEEDINRVLANTRREEILEIRVLNSFSDVITKSDSTNSDIVGKKIRESIIKNFLINPEKTNSKQYYDDENDRRVLITVTPIKSRESQENLGAIYVLSSMDNVYGQITTINGILASGTGMALVVTAALGVFLARTITHPLTDMRKQAVELAKGNFSRKVKIYGFDEIGQLASSFNHLTHELEEAQLMTEGERKKLSSVIAYMTDGVIATNSNGAIVLLNSPALELLNVSRETALEMPITSLLGLDDHYTFENLLELQQESLVLEIEKDGDVSVLRVNFSVIQKEHGINEGLIAVIYDVTEQEKIDQERREFVANVSHELRTPLTTIRSYLEALAEGALENKDLAPRFLSVTQNETERMIRLVNDLLQLSKFDSKDYQFNREWINFPRLMLLVIDRFEMTKEQHVDFIREVPIKEYYVEIDQDKIIQILDNIISNALKYSPEGGHITFKVNANEQEQLLYISVKDEGVGIPKKDIDKIFERFYRVDKARTRKLGGTGLGLAIAKEMVQAHGGDIWAESEEGKGTKITFTLPYREELEDEWDES, from the coding sequence ATGAACAAGGTTGGATTTTTTCGATCCATACATTTCAAGTTTGCCGCGATATTTGTGCTGCTTCTCGTCATTGCTATACAAATTATCGGCGTGTACTTCGTACGGCAGCTTGAAACTTCTCTCGTTAATACGTATAAAGATTCAACAAACCAATGGATCGACGTTCTTTCATATAATGTTGAACAAGAAATGAGCAAATCAAGAAATGAAAGCACACCGACTTTAGAAGAAGATATTAATCGGGTATTGGCCAATACCAGAAGAGAAGAAATCCTTGAAATACGCGTTCTTAATTCGTTCAGTGATGTCATTACGAAGTCCGACAGCACAAATTCAGATATCGTTGGGAAAAAAATAAGAGAGTCGATCATCAAAAATTTTCTCATCAATCCTGAGAAGACAAATAGTAAACAATATTATGACGACGAAAACGATCGAAGGGTACTCATCACAGTGACTCCAATTAAATCGAGGGAGTCTCAGGAAAACCTGGGTGCGATATATGTTCTTTCATCGATGGACAATGTCTATGGACAGATAACAACAATAAACGGGATTCTTGCCTCAGGTACGGGAATGGCGTTAGTCGTTACTGCTGCACTTGGAGTGTTTCTTGCGAGAACGATTACCCACCCTTTAACGGATATGAGAAAACAAGCAGTGGAGCTGGCCAAAGGGAACTTTTCACGGAAGGTTAAAATCTATGGCTTCGATGAAATCGGCCAGCTGGCAAGCTCGTTTAATCATTTGACTCATGAGCTGGAAGAGGCACAGCTGATGACTGAAGGCGAACGAAAAAAACTTTCGTCGGTTATTGCCTATATGACGGACGGGGTTATCGCTACGAACAGCAACGGCGCCATTGTTTTGTTAAATAGCCCTGCTTTGGAACTATTAAATGTTTCACGTGAAACTGCCTTGGAGATGCCGATTACGTCCTTGCTAGGGTTAGATGATCATTACACATTTGAAAACCTGCTTGAACTTCAGCAGGAGTCACTCGTATTAGAAATTGAAAAGGACGGAGACGTTTCTGTTCTCCGCGTAAATTTCTCGGTCATTCAAAAAGAACACGGAATCAACGAGGGTTTGATTGCTGTAATCTATGATGTGACAGAGCAGGAAAAAATAGATCAAGAGAGAAGAGAATTTGTTGCAAATGTATCTCATGAACTGCGTACGCCGCTAACAACGATCAGAAGCTACTTGGAAGCATTGGCGGAAGGTGCGCTTGAGAATAAAGACCTGGCTCCGCGTTTTTTAAGTGTCACTCAAAATGAAACGGAACGAATGATCCGTTTGGTGAATGATTTGCTTCAGCTCAGCAAGTTTGACAGCAAGGATTACCAGTTCAATCGAGAATGGATTAACTTTCCACGCCTGATGCTGCTCGTTATAGACCGGTTTGAAATGACGAAGGAGCAGCATGTTGACTTTATACGGGAGGTACCGATAAAAGAATATTACGTCGAAATTGATCAGGATAAGATTATCCAGATCCTCGACAATATCATTTCCAATGCATTGAAATATTCTCCCGAAGGCGGACATATTACCTTTAAGGTGAATGCGAATGAGCAGGAGCAGCTTCTTTATATCAGTGTAAAAGACGAAGGAGTAGGCATACCGAAAAAGGATATTGATAAAATTTTCGAGCGATTTTACCGAGTGGACAAAGCAAGAACGAGAAAGCTTGGGGGAACCGGCCTTGGTTTAGCAATAGCCAAAGAAATGGTACAAGCCCACGGCGGTGATATTTGGGCTGAGAGCGAAGAAGGGAAGGGAACAAAAATAACTTTTACTTTGCCATACAGGGAAGAGCTAGAGGATGAGTGGGATGAATCGTGA